The DNA sequence ctgcccagaacctggcacgcctgtaacctaagacgatactacagctagaaaaacttaacccgaggtgtactctttttccccacgagggttttttaatgagacacccggttaagtaggacacccgacctagtcaaaagggtaaacactttgtacatattcttctttttaatactaatcaaatttctttattttctctttctcgttataaagcatatcctaaaaagtaccccaccaaggcgcattaatttatgctcggcaaaacgcaaaaatcatttgccaaaggccatacgaggtcggcaaagatgaagcgacgaggttcaaattaatgtgagaagttataaaagtaactctgaaatggctcaaaaagccaaatagaaaagaagttacaaaaataacttaaaaaggccgaccaaacaacgaagtcggacctgaccaaaggggtactcaaggatcccgatgtccgagagtaaactcggacccaagaaagaagctggcaaagaaccaggacttcgagaaacgctagctaaaaagttgttagccaaaaacaactaaaaagcaaaaagcgagaaagtcaaggcgctagctaaaaagttgttacccaaaaacaactaaaaagcaaaaagcgagaaagtcaaggcgctagctaaaaagttgttacccaaaaacaactaaaaagcaaaaagcgagaaagtcaaggcgctagctaaaaagttgttacccaaaaacaactaaaaagcaaaaagcgagaaagtcaaggcgctagctaaaaagttgttacccaaaaacaactaaaaagcaaaaagcgagaaagtcaaggcgctagctaaaaggttgttacccaaaaacaactaaaaagcaaaaagcgagaaagtcaaggcgctagctaaaagttgttacccaaaaacaactaaaaagcaaaaagcgagaagtcaaagcgctagctaaaaagttgttacccaaaaacaactaaaaaagcaaaaagcgagaagtcaaaacgctagctaaaaagttgttacccgagaacaactaaaaagcataaaagcggaacgagacaatcgaaacacaaagcatggcataataaagctacaagagtagctaaaatagcagaacaggtgtccaaaatgtttgcagaaaacatccaaaaaacaaaaagcccacaggtcgggcaaaggcacaaaaagtacaaaaaattacagaggatcaagaccctttccagactccgcatcaacacctggctgaaacatggatatcgggactgcaggaacagcaccatcgcttggaacctccataccaactctatcctcggccaaaggtgaagtcgggttcacgaccggagcctcggggtcggacaccggagccttggggtcggacatcggaacctcatcctcaacaggggcaggaacaatcttcccctccacaaccatgttatccgtactgaacaactgagatccaattcgggagcaagaacccggacctgatccctcaaattcacaaacatagcatccatacccttggccacattatcttccagctcataaaagtcatcccgagcagattgcagcttctccttcgtctccacaagctcagcatacagcttggtatagttctccgtcgccaccctcgccatctcctcagacgtcttcgccaccgccacagccgcggtagccctagtcttctcttcctccaaagactcctccagctcggcaatcctagcatccttcagctgactaaccttatcaagctcggaccgggccttctcaagtcgggagctggtcgccccaagggagctttcttaaactcccgagcaatggcggcatgaaggctagccatccgaacacaactccgcgccatatactgaaagtgatgctccatggacgcatcatcagtagaaataaaagtctgaggaagaatgtgctgctcaacccaaccgagagcatcgaaatccttgtcattgaaaccagcaggctctcgggaagtcttcagtttcttggggggaggacccgaggtcgaggtcggggaaagctgaccgggtccggaggtcggaggatcctgagttatagctcggaactgagggaccggaatggtcttcgaccgagtctgaacaccaattgtagtcttctgcagagaaggtcggggagaagcttcagcctcgatattccgagatgccgcagatttcttcgctcgacggagaaacttcatagaatcagcctgagaagacatctctgcagaaacgaaacaaagaggttatcaaacagaaagatcaaaacaaagtcaaaatatgaaaatgaaatctcaaaaagaggtcgggaactacctaactcggaacggagaaggcttggatctcccaacattttcttcgtatccaagtgaggtgcccgaccccatagactgctcaacacaccaacgaaagcctgttccacctcatctagactctcgaaagtgtacttaaccgacaccacactctcttgccaacaaagaggaaacgaaggctccccactctcatctaagaaaaaaggtcggacatctccaacagcccggactttgaagtaatagtttttgaaatcgtgaaacgactcatcatacaaagtgcaaaatttcctaccctggttagccctaaacgaaacccaggacaccttcccagcacccgaccccggcttcgtcagtacaaacagataagaaaaaagagaaacagaagggagacgcctaaaatctgacacaaaagttggaaaagctttaaaaacgcccaagagttcggatggagttgtgtaggggcaaggttacaagaccaaaggacctcggattccaggtcggtgaaaggaagacggacacctagcttggagaagaaacaatcataagcatagaagaaaagtttctcggaactctctaacggcggaaaacacaccctctcctcggactccggggctgctaactcgtaatcccgctcagactccctgttctcacaaatactacactccctacggaacctaatcagatactcagaatctacaacagacgggatccttaaaggagcaggatctacccaacctagaccactcggaatcttggtcgacattgcttgaaacacctttcgagacataaaaaaatcttgcctacaaagaaagaatacaacagcaagacaaaaatcacacaaaggcagaaaaaccaaattcaacaaaaacaaaagaaagcaaagttcttttacaaacaagaaggcagcaactcgaataacaaaaatggatcggaaaaaagagtccccccacacacacatacaaagcaatagcggcgcctcttttcggggcaacccgggcatagaagatatcagaaaaaagcgtacgaagaataaaagcgaaaaaagcaaacctggaaaagaagaaagcgacgagctccgacgaaaggaaaaatggcggcgcagaaaagaactctgaaaaaacgcacaaaaaatggaagacgaagaacagagagaaagaagagaagatgctcgaaaagaagtgatgaataaacaaagaaaaatgaagaaaggggcaaataataaagcctccacagagcgccgcacggaaatcgaggaagaaacggtaacaagcaataaatgctgaaacgaccgttttcaaattttgaaaaaactactatgcccgagctcgaccttccgaaaaaagacgaactcgggcaggggcactgttcataccctgaccgagctctccaaactcggtaaagctgatagaaggcccgacctcgacccaaggcccacgttcgaggtcggacctcggacaaacaggccaaagaaaggcccatcagaaggaactaagcccaaaacctaaaggccgaaagggcctgggaaaggcggttccgcaaagatagagatgaatctcccaaaagataagataagataagaatatcttatccagggatgatcgcagccaactactataaatacactggagcacccaggtataactcatactctaattctacttgatatctgcttggacccatgctaacttaagcatcggagtgtcattgcaggtacaaccccccgccgttcagcacaaccagctcgggtctcagacccaccacctcgggccttgccggaagaccgagctgcacgtttcaggtaaccctcggaacagaagccatagatgtcattgaaactgtagctgagaatgactacttctatgcttccgaaagagggaacactagaggggtaatggagctgaacaatgtagatgctctgcttgctcaaaacaaggtcatcaccaagcagctagctaACCTCACCAAGAAGATAGAGAGAAGTCAAGTGGCAGCAATCACCACTTCAACTCAAGAGGAAGTAAGTGAAGATGAGCAAGGCACTCAGGAGCAATCCAACTACATTGGGAATTCACCTAGATAcaaccatgatccatactccaagacCTATAATCCtggatggaggaatcacccaaactttgggtgggggaatcaataagaccaaggccaagatcAGAGATGTCACAACCCCAACAACACAGCTCCCCAACAATTCACACAGAGGACATACCAACAAAACCACAGCAATACATCTCACTCTTCTACCTCTACCCCCAACATACCATCATTTGATGATAGAATCTCTAAGATTGAAACCTTACTTGAAAGCATATGCAAAGACATTCAAGACAATAAGGTGTTCAAAGAGGAGGTGAGAGCCAATATGAAGAATCGGGGGGAAGCAATCAAGAAGCTAGAATTCCAAGTGGGATATTTGTCTGAGAAGATGCCCAAACCCACTGATAGCTTCCCAAGTGACACGGAGAAGAATCCGAGAGGTGAAGTGAAGAAGGTAAGATGGGAAGACTGCAATATGGTCACTACAAATGACAAGGAGACTGAAGACAAGCCAAGCAAGCTGTCAGAACAACCTGAACATACCTTAgtagagaaggagaagaaagacCAACAAGAACCAAAAATCTCAAAACAGGAGCTGCTGAGACTATATGCACTATTTCTTCAACTGCTAAAGGGTGCTGTGGGAAAGAGAATGTACTCAAGGTTCTTAGACTCATTTGCATCTTTGAATGTGAACATACCATTCATCAAGGTCATTCAGCAAATGCCAGCATTCATCAAGTATATGAAGGAACTACTTCCCAGGAAGAGCTCACTCAAAGGGGGCCAGACTATAGTGAT is a window from the Arachis stenosperma cultivar V10309 chromosome 3, arast.V10309.gnm1.PFL2, whole genome shotgun sequence genome containing:
- the LOC130966571 gene encoding uncharacterized protein LOC130966571, which gives rise to MKNRGEAIKKLEFQVGYLSEKMPKPTDSFPSDTEKNPRGEVKKVRWEDCNMVTTNDKETEDKPSKLSEQPEHTLVEKEKKDQQEPKISKQELLRLYALFLQLLKGAVGKRMYSRFLDSFASLNVNIPFIKVIQQMPAFIKYMKELLPRKSSLKGGQTIVMNKDCSTLIQTQLPAKRKDPGSFHVPCAIGETNFDRALCDLGASINLIPLSLVKRLQINEILPTNVVIKLADKTQMVENVLLKVGKYFLPTDFVILDMEESHLHPIILGRPFLATARALIDVEKGELIL